One Haloterrigena salifodinae DNA window includes the following coding sequences:
- a CDS encoding Cdc6/Cdc18 family protein has product MDDGSGHENGSLEDFWATEDPIFSRKELLDIDLVPNEDRIIGRDSEIQNVASSIHPAVKGQSPRNTLIYGKTGTGKSLVAKHVTRSAQQYSVENGTEMGRAYIDCTQTKTETRVVINLAQELNDPEETGISIPVTGLSTDVYYERFWSILDQLYDVAIIILDEIDKLQDNEILMQLSRAGEAGKLDACKVGIIAISNKISFKESLDERILSSLQDREFVFPPYDANQLREIMYNREDAFREGVLSDDVIPLSAAFAAQEHGDARKALDILRNAGELAKDEDTDEVTEIHVRNAREKADIDRFSQLLEGQPTQIKASVYALSILADRHSDREEFATREVYEMYKSITSDSALGIETLSQRRMSDKLDEQVFLDILGRTERVGRGYSSGVTNYYYLLEDPSVVQAVIHNDDRFSELEQQ; this is encoded by the coding sequence ATGGACGACGGCTCCGGTCACGAAAATGGATCTCTGGAGGATTTCTGGGCGACGGAGGACCCGATCTTTAGCCGCAAGGAACTTCTCGATATCGACCTCGTTCCGAACGAGGACCGGATCATCGGCCGGGACAGCGAAATTCAGAACGTCGCCTCGAGCATTCATCCCGCAGTGAAGGGCCAATCGCCGCGAAACACGCTTATCTACGGGAAAACGGGGACAGGAAAGTCGCTCGTCGCGAAACACGTCACCAGGAGCGCCCAACAGTATTCGGTCGAAAACGGGACCGAGATGGGGCGAGCGTACATCGATTGCACCCAGACGAAGACCGAGACTCGCGTCGTGATCAATCTAGCACAGGAACTGAACGATCCCGAAGAGACCGGCATTAGTATCCCCGTCACCGGACTCTCGACCGACGTCTACTACGAACGCTTCTGGTCGATCCTGGATCAGCTCTACGACGTCGCGATTATCATCCTCGACGAGATCGACAAGCTCCAGGACAACGAGATTCTCATGCAGCTGTCGCGAGCGGGGGAAGCCGGGAAGTTGGACGCCTGTAAGGTAGGGATCATCGCGATCAGTAACAAGATCTCCTTCAAGGAATCGCTCGACGAACGGATTCTCAGCAGTCTCCAGGACCGGGAATTCGTCTTCCCGCCGTACGACGCGAACCAGCTCCGCGAAATCATGTACAACCGGGAGGACGCCTTCAGAGAGGGCGTCCTCTCAGACGACGTCATCCCGCTTTCCGCCGCCTTCGCCGCACAGGAACACGGCGATGCGAGAAAGGCGTTGGACATTCTCCGAAACGCCGGCGAACTGGCGAAGGACGAAGACACCGACGAGGTGACCGAGATCCACGTCCGAAACGCTCGAGAGAAGGCCGATATCGATCGCTTCTCGCAACTCCTCGAGGGACAGCCGACACAGATCAAGGCGTCCGTGTACGCGTTGTCGATACTCGCGGACCGACACAGTGATCGAGAGGAGTTTGCGACCCGCGAAGTATACGAGATGTACAAGTCCATCACCTCGGACAGCGCCCTCGGGATCGAGACGCTCTCGCAGCGCCGAATGAGTGATAAACTCGACGAGCAGGTGTTCCTCGACATTCTCGGACGGACCGAACGAGTCGGCCGCGGATACAGTAGCGGTGTGACTAATTATTACTACCTGCTGGAGGATCCGTCCGTCGTTCAGGCCGTTATCCACAACGACGATCGCTTCTCCGAACTCGAGCAGCAATAG